TTTGCAAATTTATTAATTGAGTCTATAACTAAACCAGAGCCAAACCATATAGTAATTAAAGACAACAGATACAAAAATATATTACCTACAATAACCATAATATATTTTAAGTATATGGATAGGAAACCTATTCTTCAACTATGAGTTTACCTACCATTCCAAGTTGCCTGTGATTTGATACTGAGCAATAAAATTCAAATTCACCAACCTTGTCAGCTATAAATTCAATACCTTCAGTTATTTGATTTGGTCCAATTTCTTTAGTCTCTATGTCAAACTCATCCAAGACAAAGTTGTGATTACCTTCTACGTTTTTAAACTCAATTTTTACTAGTTGACCTTGCTTAACCCTAATGACATTTGGCTTAAAATATGTAGACCCACCCTCAACTGTTATAACTGATGATAAATCTTGCTCTGTACTCTCGTCCACCAAACTAACTTCTGTATCAGTTACTTGAAAACTTCTGGTTGGTGTGTTTGTTGTTTGTTTTTCACTTCTGCCTTGAGATATGTAAATGTAGCCACCTATAGAGAAAACTAATATGGCAACAATAATAATCCAAAAATATCCTTGTGCTTGTTTGTTGTTATTTTCTTCCAATATACTCACCTCCTAAAAAATAATAGTGATATTAATAATATCATAGTTTGACATATTGAAAAGTTGTCAAAAGTAGAGAATAATATATAAATATGACAACCCCAAAAAACATGACAAACGATCAATTGTTTAGAGCCTTGGTAAATAGCCAGAGCGCCATGAAGGCTGAATTACTTGGTGTGATCAGTAAACTTAGTCAAGAAACAGAGAAAGGTTTCAAAAAAGTTAACGAAAAAATTGATAAAGTTGATACAAACTTGACAACCAGGATAAATTATTTAGGTAAACAACTAAATACACTCGATGAAGATGCCCCACAAGTGGTGACTTTAAAAATTTGGAGAAAAGGGTGGGTAGATTAGAAAAATATCAAAACTTCGCCACTGCTTAATAAATATTTAATATTATAGGATTTTATGATAAAATCCATACATGAATATAGAGCGACCTAAGCATGGTTATTATAATACGTCGAATTGGATAAACCCATCAGCTGCTGAACATCAAGAACGATATAGTTTTGCAGCTCGACATATCAGTATGATTAATAACCTTGCTAATCTAAATTGTGTTGGTGATATGTCATGTGGGTATGGCGAGTCAACACATTTTCTTCAGAAACAATTAGTACTTAATGGAAAAAAAGTTATAAGTTTGGTTGGAGTAGATATAGACGAATCTTCAATTAATCACGCTATTCGCAACAAAAAATCTACTCAAACCTTTGTGTGTAAAGATATATCTACATTAGATTTTCCGTGTGATTTGGGTAAGTTAGGGTTTCAAAATTTTGACGCGATAACTTGTCTCGAAACAGTTGAACATGTAAGTCCGGCTGAAAACGCCACAGTGTCTTTAAAAAATCTAAATTTTTTATTGCAAAATAAGAATGGTATTTTAATTGTTTCGTCCCCAAATAGGAGATATTTTGCAAACAATAGATATAAACCATATAGTCCATTTCATATTCAGGAATTAAATTTGACAGAATTTAGTGAAATTTTAGATCGAACAGGATTTAAATATGATATTTACGGCCAAAGAATTATGCCGGTTAATTTTATACGAATGTTTGACGGATTGAGAACTGTTGCTGACAAACATATAAAATATCGAAGACAGATTGGAAAAGTAATAACAGTTTTGTCAAATTTAGGAAATATAGATCCACGTGTTAAAAAATGGGAAGATACTGTCAAAGTTCAGCCTAAATATTTTGTTGCTGTTTGTAGGATTCGATAATTATTATCTCTTAGTTAAAATATAATATATAATACAAAGCTGTGCTTCAAGTAATTGATCTCACATTTGGGTTTGGTGAAAAACCTCTTTATTCTGGGGTTAGTTTTCGTGTATCACGAGGTCAAAAAATTGGACTTGTAGGTCCAAATGGGTCTGGTAAATCAACGCTTTTATCAATCATTAGAGGAGAAGAAAAAGGATTTACCGGAAAGGTAAAACTTGAAGGAACAATTGGTTTAGTTCCTCAAGAGATAAAGCATGATGCAAGAATGGAGAATGCCCCTACTGCTAGAGAGTATGTTGACCCAGAAAGCACACTTGCTGACTTTGAAATTAATAAAATGTTTAAAGGCCTAGAGCTTGACATTTCGCTTGACCATAATCCAAAGACTTTATCAGGTGGTCAAAAAACAAAACTTGCTCTAGCCTATGCACTGTTTTTAAATCCTGACATCTTACTTCTTGATGAACCTACCAACTTTATGGACATTCAGGGTAAAAAGTGGGTTATGAGGTTCTTGTCAGAATATAAAGGATCAGTAATTGTTATTTCCCACGATCTTGAATTAATGGATAACGCAATTGACAAGA
This bacterium DNA region includes the following protein-coding sequences:
- a CDS encoding cupredoxin domain-containing protein, with amino-acid sequence MSILEENNNKQAQGYFWIIIVAILVFSIGGYIYISQGRSEKQTTNTPTRSFQVTDTEVSLVDESTEQDLSSVITVEGGSTYFKPNVIRVKQGQLVKIEFKNVEGNHNFVLDEFDIETKEIGPNQITEGIEFIADKVGEFEFYCSVSNHRQLGMVGKLIVEE
- a CDS encoding methyltransferase domain-containing protein; its protein translation is MNIERPKHGYYNTSNWINPSAAEHQERYSFAARHISMINNLANLNCVGDMSCGYGESTHFLQKQLVLNGKKVISLVGVDIDESSINHAIRNKKSTQTFVCKDISTLDFPCDLGKLGFQNFDAITCLETVEHVSPAENATVSLKNLNFLLQNKNGILIVSSPNRRYFANNRYKPYSPFHIQELNLTEFSEILDRTGFKYDIYGQRIMPVNFIRMFDGLRTVADKHIKYRRQIGKVITVLSNLGNIDPRVKKWEDTVKVQPKYFVAVCRIR